One Kushneria konosiri genomic window, AGGCACCAAAGGCGAAATGCCCATGGTGCAGATGACGATGGATGAGCGCATGACGCGCGCCCGCGAGCTGATGAAAGCGGCCGGCTTTGGCCCAGATACTCCCCTGACGCTGACGCTGCGCTACAACACGCTGGAAGATCACAAGAAAATTGCGGTGGCGCTGGCCGCCATGTGGAAGCCGTTGGGCGTTGAGATGTCGCTGGTCAACACCGAGGCCACCAGCCACTACGCCGCCATCCGCGAAGGCGATTTCCAGCTGGCACGCTATGGCATGGTCGCCACCATCGACGACCCGTATGACTTTCTGGGCAGCTATACCACCGGTGGAAGCGCCGCCATCAGCAGCGGCTATCACGATGAACGCTTTGATCAGCTGGTCGAGCAAAGTAGCGAGACCATCGCGCCGGATGCGCGTGCCGAGCTTCTGACCCGGGCCCAGCAGCGCCTGCTCGACGATTATGCCCTGCTGCCGCTTTACGATTACATCAACACCGCGCTGGTATCAGAGCGCGTCCATGGCTGGGAGCCCTCCCCAATGGACGTGCATCCCCTGCGCTACATCAGTATCAAGGAGTAATCCCTTGTTTTCGATATCCATCCTGCGCCGAGGTAGACCGGCATGCTGAGCTATATCGCCAAGCGTCTGGCCATGGCCATTCCCACACTATTGATCGTGATCACGGCCTCCTTTTTCCTGATGCGGGTCGCCCCGGGAGGGCCCTTTGATGGAGAGCGCCAGCTCCCGCCGGAGATCGAGGCCAACCTGATGGCGGCTTACCATCTGGATGAACCGCTGCCCATGCAGTATCTGCGCTACATGGGCAACCTGGTTCAGGGCGATTTCGGGCCGTCGTTCAAATACAAGGACTTCTCGGTCACCGACCTGATCGCCCAGGGCTTTCCGGTCAGTCTGGAACTCGGGGGACTGGCGATTGCGCTTGCCCTGCTGCTGGGCATTCCCATGGGGGTGATGGCCGCGCTCAGGCGCAACTCGACCGTGGATTATCTGCTGATGGGGACAGCGCTGGGCGGCATTGCGGTGCCCAACTTCGTGATCGCCCCGCTCATGGCGCTCTTTTTCGGCGTCATTCTGGGCTGGCTGCCGGTGGGCGGCTGGAACGGTGGTGCCCTGCCCAATCTGGTCTTGCCGGTGGTGGCGCTGGCCATTCAGCAGATTGCCTATATCGCCCGCATGATGCGCGCCTCGATGATCGAGATTCTCGGCAGTCACTTCATCCGCACCGCCCGCGCCAAGGGACTCAACGAACGCCAGGTCATCTGGCGTCACGCCCTGCGCCCGGCGATGCTGCCGGTGCTCTCCTACCTGGGGCCAGCCATTGCCGGCATCATCACAGGCTCGGTGGTCATCGAGCAGATCTTTGG contains:
- the oppB gene encoding oligopeptide ABC transporter permease OppB; translated protein: MLSYIAKRLAMAIPTLLIVITASFFLMRVAPGGPFDGERQLPPEIEANLMAAYHLDEPLPMQYLRYMGNLVQGDFGPSFKYKDFSVTDLIAQGFPVSLELGGLAIALALLLGIPMGVMAALRRNSTVDYLLMGTALGGIAVPNFVIAPLMALFFGVILGWLPVGGWNGGALPNLVLPVVALAIQQIAYIARMMRASMIEILGSHFIRTARAKGLNERQVIWRHALRPAMLPVLSYLGPAIAGIITGSVVIEQIFGLPGIGRYFVQGALNRDYTLVMGTVVFYGVLIVLMNLIVDLLYSLFDPQIRYDD